In a genomic window of Nitrosarchaeum sp.:
- a CDS encoding phosphoglycerate kinase: MKVLTLDDFDLKGKTVFLRVDMNCPIDPDTMEISGTKRIEEAIETLKSLEEAKVVVASHQGRVGNKDYTGMDNHAKVLEKLMGKKIKYVEDVIGIAAQNEIKSLKNGEILLLDNLRLCAEENYEFTQQEAANTIMVSRLSKLFDLCVLDSFPSAHRSHPSIVGFPYVLPACAGRIVEREVRNLDEIMTVAKAPHVIVLGGSKVPDRLEAIKLLIQNGRADHVLLTGLIGNVFMRAQGRIRYPLGIKREDEVVSKAHALIGEYPDVFSTPVDIAIDKDGDRVEMDVRELEVGDKIYDLGPKTVEHYSKLIAGAGTVFISGPAGFFEKENFSFGTKGLLTSVANSMATTIVSGGHLTSALKKYGLAEQIDHISTAGGALVLYLTGERLPMIKALEDAATKYRSNS; encoded by the coding sequence GTGAAGGTACTCACATTAGATGATTTTGACCTAAAAGGTAAAACAGTTTTTTTGCGAGTTGACATGAATTGTCCCATAGATCCGGATACTATGGAAATCTCTGGAACTAAACGTATTGAAGAAGCTATTGAGACCTTAAAATCTCTAGAAGAAGCAAAAGTTGTTGTTGCCTCTCATCAAGGAAGAGTTGGAAATAAAGACTATACTGGAATGGACAATCATGCCAAAGTTCTTGAAAAATTAATGGGTAAAAAAATCAAATATGTAGAAGATGTTATTGGTATTGCTGCACAAAATGAAATAAAGAGTTTGAAAAATGGTGAAATATTACTTTTAGATAATTTACGTTTATGTGCTGAAGAAAATTACGAGTTCACACAACAAGAAGCCGCAAACACAATTATGGTTAGCAGATTATCAAAGTTGTTTGATCTTTGTGTGTTGGATTCATTTCCTAGTGCACATAGGTCACATCCATCCATAGTTGGATTTCCTTACGTTCTTCCAGCTTGTGCAGGAAGAATTGTAGAAAGAGAGGTAAGAAACCTTGACGAGATAATGACAGTTGCAAAAGCACCACATGTGATAGTACTAGGAGGTTCCAAGGTTCCGGACAGATTAGAGGCGATAAAATTACTAATTCAAAATGGCCGAGCAGATCATGTATTGTTAACAGGATTAATTGGAAATGTCTTCATGCGTGCACAGGGAAGAATTCGTTATCCATTGGGGATAAAAAGAGAAGATGAGGTGGTATCAAAAGCCCATGCTCTTATTGGTGAGTATCCAGATGTTTTTTCTACTCCAGTAGACATTGCAATTGACAAAGATGGAGATAGAGTAGAGATGGATGTAAGAGAACTTGAGGTTGGAGATAAAATTTATGATTTGGGGCCAAAAACTGTAGAACATTATTCAAAATTAATTGCAGGGGCGGGAACTGTTTTCATAAGTGGACCAGCTGGATTCTTTGAGAAAGAAAACTTTAGCTTTGGAACAAAGGGATTGCTCACATCTGTTGCAAATTCCATGGCAACAACAATAGTTAGCGGAGGTCATTTGACATCGGCATTAAAAAAATATGGACTTGCAGAACAAATAGATCATATCAGTACTGCCGGTGGAGCACTTGTTCTTTATCTTACAGGTGAAAGACTTCCAATGATAAAAGCACTAGAAGATGCAGCTACAAAATACAGATCAAATAGTTGA
- a CDS encoding phosphatase PAP2 family protein: MQNWIFDIRSRSFVLLVFSFVILSILVYFQITESFDQSVISFVANNDDNPALDITMQIITESGDALWMLGFGILMLLIKKTRRIGITLMILIVLSTLLTGYIKCGMDRDRPDFEYVGTPFPVEISHDTFALFCEGGYNASYPSGHAARAIMFGIVLGYALSERFPRGCYLLLLYPLLVSISRVYVLQHFPMDVIGGTVLGIMLAGVMAKRTKLYKIFEKSKT; encoded by the coding sequence TTGCAAAATTGGATTTTTGATATACGGTCTAGATCATTTGTTTTACTTGTATTTTCATTTGTAATTTTATCTATATTAGTATATTTTCAAATTACAGAAAGCTTTGATCAATCTGTAATTTCTTTTGTTGCAAATAATGATGATAACCCCGCATTAGATATTACAATGCAAATCATCACTGAAAGCGGTGATGCCCTTTGGATGCTGGGTTTTGGCATATTGATGCTTTTGATAAAAAAGACTAGAAGAATTGGAATTACTTTGATGATTTTAATCGTTTTGTCCACATTACTTACTGGATACATAAAATGTGGAATGGACAGAGATAGGCCTGATTTTGAATATGTCGGTACTCCATTTCCAGTAGAAATAAGCCATGATACATTTGCTTTGTTTTGTGAAGGTGGATACAATGCATCTTATCCATCTGGGCATGCAGCTAGGGCGATAATGTTTGGAATAGTACTAGGGTATGCCTTATCTGAACGATTTCCTAGAGGATGCTACTTGTTGCTACTTTACCCGTTATTGGTATCGATAAGCAGGGTGTATGTACTTCAGCATTTCCCAATGGATGTGATAGGAGGTACGGTTCTTGGTATAATGCTGGCGGGTGTAATGGCTAAAAGAACAAAATTATACAAAATATTTGAAAAATCAAAAACCTAA
- a CDS encoding ATPase V translates to MNQTLASLEKLVVKLRQKKQQATNLRKKSERQLQQLRSLERRSSSGLHSIDRKIESEKEDVTDVSGILNQKTSQLESIERLIASANERLNSEKESLTNFEQELEFAKNPEEEQNARFRINTIQDHIQELESEIKIREKMAKKITDEVAQINDVKSKISTKIQKQAKSKPSLRETMSSSRKAAEKLAKDLEKKTKAEEAAARALEKASSSLQVILAKKRKLSKLKAVKKASKKKSKAPAKKASKKKSKYRR, encoded by the coding sequence TTGAATCAAACATTGGCATCACTAGAAAAATTAGTAGTTAAACTAAGACAAAAGAAACAACAAGCAACTAATTTAAGAAAAAAGTCTGAAAGACAACTTCAACAGTTACGATCACTTGAAAGAAGATCGTCATCTGGATTACACTCTATTGATAGAAAAATTGAATCTGAAAAGGAAGATGTAACTGATGTTTCTGGGATACTTAATCAAAAAACATCTCAATTAGAAAGTATTGAAAGATTGATTGCGTCTGCAAACGAGCGTCTAAATAGTGAAAAAGAATCTTTAACTAATTTTGAACAAGAGCTGGAATTTGCTAAAAACCCAGAAGAGGAACAAAATGCAAGATTTAGAATTAATACAATTCAGGATCACATTCAGGAACTCGAATCTGAGATAAAAATCAGGGAAAAAATGGCAAAAAAGATCACTGATGAGGTTGCACAAATCAACGATGTTAAGTCAAAAATAAGCACAAAAATCCAAAAACAGGCCAAATCCAAGCCATCTTTACGAGAAACAATGAGTTCCAGTCGTAAGGCCGCTGAAAAACTTGCCAAGGATTTAGAGAAAAAAACTAAAGCGGAGGAAGCGGCTGCAAGAGCCCTTGAAAAAGCATCTTCTTCTCTTCAAGTAATATTGGCTAAAAAACGAAAATTATCAAAACTAAAAGCGGTAAAAAAGGCCTCAAAGAAAAAGTCCAAAGCTCCAGCAAAAAAGGCCTCAAAGAAAAAGTCAAAATACAGAAGATAG
- a CDS encoding DNA-binding protein: protein MAEFQSVAEVKKMRSGINLKAEVKSKGDSRTVNLKTGGTVDVCDAIISDGADDMKLTLWGDDIKAVSVGDTVVITNGYTNEFKGEVSLTKGKFGKMEINPQ from the coding sequence ATGGCAGAATTTCAATCAGTAGCAGAAGTAAAAAAAATGCGAAGTGGCATTAATCTTAAAGCCGAAGTAAAAAGCAAAGGCGACTCAAGAACAGTGAATCTCAAAACAGGTGGAACTGTTGATGTGTGCGATGCAATAATATCTGACGGTGCGGATGATATGAAACTAACATTATGGGGAGATGATATTAAAGCAGTAAGTGTAGGAGACACAGTAGTAATTACAAACGGATACACGAATGAATTCAAAGGAGAGGTCTCCTTAACAAAAGGCAAATTCGGCAAGATGGAAATTAATCCACAATAA
- a CDS encoding HD domain-containing protein has translation MDVVNLLKKEVRGLMDNDSAHNFDHIIRVYKNAQMICRKEHVNKKLVLCAVLLHDVVSYPKSDKRSKLSSIQSAEKSKKILKKFNFTNEEIQLISDAIRDHSFSQNKVPITIVGKILQDADRLDAIGAIGIARVFSVGGSEKRPFYNEKDPFCENRNPDDKIWTLDHFYQKLLKLESMMNTKSGKIEAKKRTKILNNFLNQLKNEIK, from the coding sequence ATGGACGTTGTAAATTTACTAAAAAAGGAAGTGCGGGGTTTAATGGATAATGACTCTGCACACAACTTTGATCATATAATACGTGTGTACAAAAATGCCCAAATGATATGTAGAAAAGAACATGTAAACAAAAAACTTGTTCTTTGCGCAGTTTTACTTCATGATGTCGTTTCATATCCAAAGTCTGATAAACGCTCAAAACTCTCCTCAATACAAAGTGCTGAAAAATCAAAAAAGATTTTAAAAAAATTTAATTTTACTAATGAAGAAATTCAACTAATTTCTGACGCTATACGTGATCATAGTTTTTCTCAAAATAAAGTTCCTATCACAATCGTTGGTAAAATTCTTCAGGATGCAGATAGATTGGATGCCATTGGTGCAATAGGAATTGCCAGAGTGTTTTCAGTTGGCGGTTCTGAAAAAAGACCCTTCTATAATGAAAAAGATCCGTTTTGTGAAAATAGAAATCCTGATGATAAAATCTGGACCTTAGATCATTTTTATCAAAAATTACTCAAATTGGAATCCATGATGAATACAAAATCTGGTAAAATTGAGGCCAAAAAAAGAACCAAAATTTTGAATAATTTTTTGAATCAACTAAAAAATGAGATAAAATAA
- the hemB gene encoding porphobilinogen synthase, which translates to MSFPTRRLRRLRTSEKMRELIQETTLTPRDLICPVFVQEDLKSRIKVESMSEIERLPLEDINDEIGTISDLNIPSIMLFGIPTKKDDAGTSAFDDKGIVQKAISQIRENFGDKIVIMADVCLCQFTSTGHCGIIKSDKVDNDSSLETLAKIAVSQAKAGVDTVSPSAMMDGQVSAIRKALDEEGFKDVSIMSHSAKHRSSFYSPFRDAAECAPKFGDRKTYQVPFTNAREAMMEVETDINEGVDIVMIKPALAYLDLIAETRRRFNVPVAAYSVSGEYALVKGAAKQGWINEKDITEEILYSIKRAGADMIVTYFAKSAAKFLQKA; encoded by the coding sequence ATGTCATTTCCAACTAGACGACTTCGTAGATTAAGAACATCAGAAAAAATGCGAGAATTAATTCAAGAAACCACTTTAACACCAAGAGATCTAATTTGCCCAGTATTTGTTCAAGAAGACCTCAAATCTAGAATAAAAGTTGAATCAATGTCAGAAATTGAGAGATTACCTTTAGAAGACATCAATGATGAAATTGGGACAATTTCTGATCTAAATATCCCATCTATCATGCTGTTTGGAATTCCTACAAAGAAAGATGATGCAGGTACTTCAGCGTTTGATGATAAAGGAATTGTTCAAAAGGCAATTTCTCAAATCAGAGAAAATTTTGGGGATAAAATAGTAATCATGGCAGATGTATGCTTATGTCAATTTACATCCACAGGTCATTGTGGAATTATTAAAAGTGACAAGGTAGATAACGACTCTAGTCTAGAAACACTAGCAAAAATTGCAGTTAGTCAAGCAAAAGCTGGTGTCGACACGGTTTCACCATCTGCAATGATGGATGGACAGGTATCGGCCATTAGAAAAGCACTAGACGAAGAAGGCTTCAAAGATGTTTCAATAATGTCGCATTCGGCAAAACACCGTTCATCATTTTATTCACCATTTAGAGATGCAGCAGAATGTGCACCAAAATTTGGAGATAGAAAGACATACCAAGTTCCATTTACAAATGCACGTGAAGCAATGATGGAGGTTGAGACTGACATCAATGAAGGGGTAGATATTGTAATGATCAAACCAGCTTTAGCGTATCTTGATTTGATAGCGGAGACCAGACGAAGATTCAATGTTCCAGTTGCAGCGTATAGTGTATCTGGCGAATATGCATTAGTGAAAGGTGCAGCAAAACAAGGTTGGATAAATGAAAAAGACATTACAGAAGAGATACTTTATTCAATTAAACGAGCTGGTGCAGACATGATTGTAACATACTTTGCAAAATCTGCAGCAAAGTTTCTTCAAAAAGCATGA
- the hemA gene encoding glutamyl-tRNA reductase: protein MNQNIINARITFRNAPIHILERFTIRDLENAYVHFKKHSGLEECVIIQTCNRIELFGKAKNYNISKIKKTWASLTGLEEEAFEENIEFVENLEAIHHLLKLTSGLDSMVIGEEQILGQIKNSITAARNAKASGQHLNNLFDKAIRIGTRIRNSSGINRGGISVGSMAVKLAEENVDELKLKKILLIGTGEVSTLVAKSLVRRGYDFVVTSRTMDRSQAFCETMGGKPVKFEEVLSGFENYDVLFVATTAPYFLVTQERIVKAMKVKKSGMMILDLSNPRTVDEKVAMIGAVKLMNLDQIAEMVEKNMKSRLNKVKSVENIISEEVSVLEASMKRLDAEPLVKDVFKNIDSLRIKELQKALQMLNEKDEKKIKIIEELTKAVVESIVSTPMNNIRKASEQGEPDIIEMASKLFDYKKQKELD from the coding sequence ATGAACCAAAACATAATCAATGCAAGGATTACTTTTCGTAACGCGCCTATTCATATTCTTGAAAGATTTACCATACGAGATTTAGAAAATGCATACGTACACTTCAAAAAACATTCGGGCTTGGAGGAATGTGTTATTATTCAAACATGTAATAGAATAGAATTATTCGGTAAAGCAAAAAATTACAATATTAGCAAAATCAAAAAAACATGGGCCTCATTAACAGGACTGGAAGAAGAAGCGTTTGAAGAAAACATAGAATTTGTTGAAAATTTGGAAGCTATTCACCATTTACTAAAACTGACATCAGGATTAGATTCGATGGTCATAGGAGAAGAGCAGATTCTAGGGCAGATAAAAAATTCCATAACAGCTGCTAGAAATGCAAAAGCTTCAGGTCAGCACCTCAATAATTTATTTGATAAAGCAATCAGAATTGGAACAAGAATTAGGAATTCCTCAGGAATTAATCGTGGTGGTATATCAGTCGGTTCAATGGCAGTCAAATTAGCTGAAGAAAACGTAGATGAGTTAAAACTAAAGAAAATTTTGTTAATTGGAACTGGTGAAGTTTCAACACTTGTTGCAAAATCACTTGTACGAAGAGGGTATGATTTTGTTGTAACTAGTAGGACAATGGATAGATCCCAGGCATTTTGTGAAACCATGGGAGGAAAACCTGTAAAATTTGAAGAGGTTCTATCCGGATTTGAAAATTACGATGTGTTATTTGTTGCAACAACTGCTCCTTACTTTTTAGTCACTCAAGAAAGAATAGTAAAAGCAATGAAAGTAAAGAAAAGTGGAATGATGATTCTAGATTTATCAAATCCTAGAACAGTTGATGAGAAAGTTGCAATGATAGGTGCAGTGAAATTAATGAATTTAGACCAAATTGCTGAGATGGTTGAAAAAAATATGAAATCACGATTAAACAAGGTGAAAAGTGTTGAAAATATAATTAGTGAGGAAGTATCTGTACTAGAGGCTTCAATGAAAAGATTAGATGCAGAACCACTGGTAAAAGATGTCTTCAAAAATATTGATTCTTTAAGAATTAAAGAATTACAAAAAGCGCTTCAAATGCTTAATGAGAAAGATGAGAAGAAAATCAAAATAATTGAAGAATTGACAAAAGCTGTAGTAGAAAGTATTGTATCAACACCTATGAATAATATCCGCAAGGCATCGGAACAAGGTGAGCCAGATATTATCGAAATGGCAAGCAAATTATTTGACTATAAAAAACAGAAAGAATTAGACTAG
- a CDS encoding precorrin-2 dehydrogenase/sirohydrochlorin ferrochelatase family protein — MIVHLNLHDKIVIVIGGGNEALKRINSLLKEKCQIIVISNTINNQIKNLIKNKKIKFKKQKIQDASILSIYKPYMVITTTNDKKLNQKIINDAKSKKIIAYSSDNPEFSDFSNPAIIDFDNLIQIAIFTGGKSPAMSKKLRIESEKIFKKLITKEEIGQIKIQNIAREIAKNKIATQNERKNYLNSIMSNKEIKQLIKEGHLKKAENQAKSILRNWK, encoded by the coding sequence GTGATAGTTCATCTAAATCTTCATGACAAAATAGTCATAGTTATCGGAGGTGGAAATGAAGCACTAAAAAGAATTAATTCATTATTAAAAGAAAAGTGTCAAATCATAGTAATTAGTAACACAATAAATAATCAGATAAAAAACCTAATAAAAAATAAAAAAATTAAATTTAAAAAACAAAAAATTCAAGACGCATCTATTCTTTCAATCTATAAACCATACATGGTAATCACAACAACAAATGATAAAAAACTAAATCAAAAAATAATCAACGATGCTAAAAGTAAAAAAATCATAGCATATAGCTCTGACAATCCAGAATTCAGTGATTTTTCTAATCCGGCAATCATTGATTTTGATAATTTAATTCAGATTGCAATCTTTACAGGTGGGAAAAGTCCAGCAATGTCTAAAAAATTGAGAATTGAATCAGAAAAAATATTCAAGAAATTAATTACAAAAGAGGAAATTGGTCAAATAAAAATTCAGAACATTGCAAGAGAAATTGCAAAAAATAAGATCGCTACCCAAAATGAAAGAAAAAACTACCTCAATAGCATAATGAGTAACAAAGAGATCAAACAGTTAATAAAAGAAGGTCATCTGAAAAAAGCAGAAAATCAAGCCAAATCAATATTGAGAAACTGGAAATGA
- the ahbA gene encoding siroheme decarboxylase subunit alpha, producing the protein MDDLDKEILNEIQWTFPLTPKPFDDIAKKFETTPEIIKERLVNLKKIGVLRQLSAIFDTRRLGYKSSLVAMEIESDKLEYVANQINRHPGVSHNYERDHQFNLWFTLAVPPGSDLKSEVDKFSVLKGIKKVRMLPTIQLFKIGVKLDMVDEKKHDIAPTEEKKEIKNIKFVPTEEDKEFIRELQKDMDIVDRPFLIPAKKLGLTESELFDKLKYYEEIGVMRRFAAILRHREVGFTANGMIVWNVPDDKISEVGSKLGAFPQVSHCYQRPTYPDWPYSVFSMIHCKSESEAGEVAKTIQNQINVNDYKILFSTREFKKTRVEYFVENTFTLEETISAS; encoded by the coding sequence ATGGATGATCTGGATAAGGAAATTCTTAATGAGATTCAATGGACTTTTCCACTTACACCAAAGCCTTTTGATGACATTGCAAAAAAATTTGAAACTACTCCTGAAATTATCAAAGAACGACTAGTAAATCTTAAAAAAATTGGAGTATTACGACAGCTTAGCGCAATATTTGACACACGACGACTTGGTTACAAAAGCTCCTTGGTGGCAATGGAGATTGAATCTGATAAATTAGAATATGTGGCAAATCAAATTAATCGTCATCCTGGTGTAAGTCATAACTATGAGCGGGATCATCAGTTTAATCTATGGTTTACTCTAGCAGTGCCTCCTGGATCAGATTTGAAATCTGAAGTTGACAAATTTTCTGTTTTAAAAGGAATTAAAAAAGTTAGAATGTTGCCTACAATCCAATTGTTCAAAATTGGAGTAAAACTGGATATGGTTGATGAAAAAAAACATGATATTGCACCAACTGAAGAAAAAAAAGAAATTAAAAATATAAAATTTGTTCCTACTGAAGAAGACAAAGAATTCATTCGTGAACTACAAAAAGATATGGATATTGTTGATAGGCCATTTTTAATTCCTGCAAAAAAACTTGGACTTACTGAAAGCGAATTATTTGATAAACTAAAGTATTACGAGGAAATAGGAGTCATGAGACGATTTGCCGCAATTTTGCGACATAGGGAAGTTGGTTTTACAGCTAATGGTATGATTGTTTGGAATGTACCTGATGATAAAATTTCCGAAGTTGGTTCAAAATTAGGCGCTTTCCCTCAAGTCAGTCATTGTTACCAAAGACCAACATATCCTGATTGGCCATACAGTGTATTTTCTATGATTCATTGTAAATCTGAAAGTGAAGCAGGAGAAGTTGCAAAAACCATTCAAAATCAAATTAACGTAAATGATTACAAAATATTGTTTAGTACACGTGAATTTAAAAAGACACGTGTTGAATATTTTGTTGAAAATACTTTTACTTTAGAAGAAACAATCTCGGCATCTTAG
- a CDS encoding aldo/keto reductase produces MKYKTLGRSGIKVSEIGFGAWTLGLDWWGKKIEEDEGKRMLKKAYDLGINFFETADMYGKGITEKLIGQVFKGMRNEVVISTKYGYDFANAEQIGHAELPQSFGPEFTRKALSASLERLQTDYVDVYGLHNPKLNHIRDNMTFNLFDKLIQEGKIKSSQVALGPAIGWTQEGLEAMERKSVTAVQTVYNILEQTPGNELIEKAEKQNVGILVRVPDASGILTGKVKAETVIPSNDHRKDRKQEWRQEALKKVEQFRPIAERNGLNITEFAIKFILSKKSIGSVLPTVVSVEEIESFAAISDGKYLNSSDMKEIDDLYNTWPAYELKATQAN; encoded by the coding sequence TTGAAGTACAAGACATTAGGAAGAAGTGGAATCAAAGTATCAGAAATCGGATTTGGTGCATGGACACTAGGTCTTGATTGGTGGGGTAAGAAGATAGAAGAAGATGAAGGAAAACGAATGCTCAAAAAAGCATATGATTTAGGAATTAATTTTTTTGAAACAGCTGATATGTATGGTAAAGGAATAACCGAGAAACTAATTGGACAAGTATTCAAAGGAATGAGAAATGAAGTAGTAATTTCGACAAAATACGGATATGATTTTGCAAATGCAGAGCAAATAGGACATGCGGAACTACCTCAGAGTTTTGGACCAGAGTTCACAAGAAAGGCACTCAGTGCATCACTTGAAAGACTACAAACAGATTATGTGGATGTGTATGGATTACATAATCCAAAATTAAATCACATTAGAGATAACATGACTTTTAATTTATTTGATAAGTTAATTCAGGAAGGAAAAATAAAATCATCACAAGTTGCACTTGGTCCAGCAATAGGATGGACGCAGGAAGGATTAGAAGCAATGGAAAGAAAAAGCGTTACAGCAGTTCAAACAGTGTATAATATTTTAGAACAAACACCAGGAAATGAGTTAATTGAAAAAGCAGAAAAACAAAATGTTGGAATTTTAGTCAGGGTTCCTGATGCATCAGGAATTCTCACAGGCAAAGTAAAAGCAGAGACCGTAATTCCAAGTAATGATCATAGAAAAGATAGAAAACAAGAATGGAGACAAGAAGCACTAAAAAAGGTAGAACAATTCAGACCAATTGCTGAGCGAAATGGATTAAACATAACAGAGTTTGCAATTAAATTCATCTTATCAAAAAAATCAATTGGATCTGTGTTACCTACAGTTGTAAGTGTTGAAGAAATTGAATCCTTTGCAGCAATATCTGACGGTAAATATCTGAATTCTTCAGATATGAAAGAAATTGATGACCTATACAATACCTGGCCTGCATACGAATTAAAAGCAACTCAAGCAAATTAG
- a CDS encoding DUF1802 family protein — translation MESLKEWATVAKALENGDQTVLLRKGGILDVTSGFRIESKKFLLFPTQEHQEHNHIKPQFHKYLEQVKSNPPKNGFNTITSYAEVLAEKDISVEETIKKLSPFHIWSQSYINERRNWKPENPMKAMFLKVYSIPELSIPLKSEYQGCKSWININEEITNGKTVLSNTEIESKLDEFKEIVN, via the coding sequence GTGGAATCTCTAAAAGAATGGGCAACTGTTGCCAAAGCCTTAGAAAACGGTGATCAAACAGTTCTTTTAAGAAAAGGCGGAATACTAGATGTCACATCAGGATTCAGGATTGAATCAAAAAAATTCCTGTTATTTCCCACACAAGAGCATCAAGAACATAATCACATAAAACCACAATTTCATAAATATCTAGAACAGGTAAAATCAAACCCACCAAAAAACGGATTCAATACAATTACATCATATGCAGAGGTATTAGCAGAAAAAGATATTTCAGTAGAAGAAACAATAAAAAAATTATCGCCATTTCATATTTGGAGTCAGTCATACATCAATGAAAGAAGAAATTGGAAACCGGAAAACCCAATGAAAGCCATGTTTTTAAAAGTCTACAGCATTCCGGAATTAAGCATACCATTAAAATCTGAATACCAGGGTTGCAAATCTTGGATAAACATAAATGAAGAAATTACAAATGGAAAAACTGTTTTGAGTAATACAGAAATTGAATCAAAACTAGATGAGTTCAAGGAGATAGTAAATTGA
- a CDS encoding chlorite dismutase family protein, with product MESNNEEQYFFNFSFFKVDPKWRWMADLAKAESAKEVENVIKNSGVKFRTYSTLGLRDDADFLFWFAAKTVDEIQKVIEKLYTTVFGKYIIPARTYLSCTRPSIYIKSGKPLGFIVDEEMKKHVIVYPFTKTREWYLLPKEERQSIMDEHIEVSRKYPQIILNTTYSFGIHDEDFMLAFEVDEIRDFQDLIMDLRETRVSKYVQKDTPMIVCVKKDIIPLIGSLG from the coding sequence ATGGAATCAAATAACGAAGAGCAGTATTTTTTTAATTTCTCATTTTTCAAGGTAGACCCCAAATGGAGATGGATGGCAGATTTAGCTAAAGCAGAATCCGCAAAAGAAGTAGAAAATGTAATTAAAAATTCAGGTGTAAAATTTAGAACGTATTCAACATTAGGATTAAGAGATGATGCAGACTTTTTGTTTTGGTTTGCAGCAAAAACTGTAGATGAGATTCAAAAGGTAATAGAAAAACTATACACAACTGTTTTTGGAAAATATATCATACCAGCAAGAACGTATTTGTCTTGCACTAGGCCTTCAATATACATAAAATCTGGAAAACCATTAGGGTTTATCGTAGATGAGGAAATGAAAAAACATGTAATAGTTTATCCATTTACAAAAACTAGAGAATGGTATCTACTACCAAAAGAAGAAAGACAATCAATAATGGATGAACATATTGAAGTTAGCAGAAAATACCCACAGATCATACTCAATACAACATATTCTTTTGGTATTCATGATGAAGATTTCATGTTAGCATTTGAAGTGGATGAAATTAGGGATTTTCAAGATTTGATAATGGACTTGAGAGAGACAAGAGTATCAAAATATGTACAAAAAGATACTCCGATGATCGTATGTGTTAAAAAAGACATCATTCCTTTGATAGGAAGTCTTGGATAG
- a CDS encoding DUF167 domain-containing protein: MLFKVNVEFNKEFFSIEKDQITIGIKSKPIKGEANKEIIKKLAKHFKVSTSMIQIKSGHKSNQKIIQIQDLRI; the protein is encoded by the coding sequence TTGCTATTCAAAGTAAATGTAGAGTTTAACAAAGAATTTTTCAGTATTGAGAAAGACCAAATCACCATAGGAATAAAATCAAAACCTATCAAAGGGGAAGCTAATAAAGAGATCATAAAAAAACTTGCGAAACATTTCAAGGTTTCAACATCAATGATTCAAATAAAATCAGGGCATAAATCAAATCAAAAAATTATTCAAATACAAGATTTGAGAATCTAG